The following are from one region of the Moritella sp. 24 genome:
- a CDS encoding SMI1/KNR4 family protein, giving the protein MNSIDTFVKNWGSKNAMVPINGDDIVELESKLNGVLPDSYKYLISTYGLVHTPNVLTKICDLNSDISEVQDFLSLEDVASLSQLYEMSGMPKGHILFASDCKGNMFCFKLSDCTTQQADASVWFFNYAACTVTQVSSSFSAWLDEFNAL; this is encoded by the coding sequence ATGAATAGCATTGATACATTTGTAAAAAACTGGGGCAGTAAAAATGCCATGGTGCCAATCAATGGTGATGATATTGTAGAACTTGAATCAAAATTAAATGGCGTTTTACCTGATTCATATAAATATTTAATCTCGACATATGGCCTAGTTCACACACCAAATGTGCTAACTAAAATTTGCGATTTAAATTCTGATATTTCTGAAGTACAAGATTTCTTAAGCCTAGAAGATGTCGCATCACTATCACAGTTATATGAAATGAGTGGCATGCCAAAAGGACACATTTTGTTTGCGTCTGACTGTAAGGGCAACATGTTTTGCTTCAAGCTTAGCGATTGCACCACTCAGCAAGCAGATGCCTCGGTGTGGTTTTTTAACTATGCAGCTTGTACTGTTACGCAGGTATCAAGCTCGTTCAGCGCATGGCTAGACGAGTTCAACGCGCTTTAA